The sequence GATGAGTCATACCGGCAATacgcaaacacactcacaaacatgtAGAAGTACAAGGTACACAACAACTGGACCATCTAAGCTGAACTGAATGACTGCCAAACATTTAGGAATGTTACACAACAAATAGTTGTGTAAGTGAAGTCATTGATACCAGTGATGCAGGATTGCTTTCAGAATCTTTGGCTGTATCTTCATTACCCAAAAGTTGCATTTGATTAACATTCTGTTTATTGGTTAATTGGACCATAAAGATCATGGGAATGCAGGGCATGTCTGCATTGTTTAAGTGTTTTTGGTGAGAACAGattattttgtttgaatttgaGAGTTATTTGACTGTATTCACCTGTTTTATGTTTGGTCtattacatttgttttaacCTGTATAACTAACACATAAATAGGGTAATGTTGGGAAGTTTACATGTAACTTTGTGCAAAAGTCTTTGAATTATACCATTCATATTTATATGCCCAATATTTGTCACATGAAAAACTAGTCATAACTGTAGAGAATGTCTTTACTGAATTAATAATTAAGCTTGACTTAATAACTCTGACTACCAACTCATTTTAAGTTGGCAAATATTGCTGGATATATTCATAGttctaattaaaaaacaatcatAATTAGTTATGATTAATGTAATGCCACGCCACGTCAATGCAAGCTTCTTCATACATTCTCACAAACATGTTCAGTAGTTAATTTGCAACACAGAGATTTCTTTTTATCCGCCTTTGCAATGAAGACCTAAAAGCTAGAGTGCTGTGATTTTACGTACAAATACTGTTTATGTATAAGTAGTTTGGGAATATTTGTATGTCCGATTATTGTAATGGTgtgatttgtatttgtattcagtTATGCCAAGGTGTTTCCACACCTGCTCTTCACAGAATATTTTTGTGTCTTCCTTACTCCAACACTCGATTTAGCTGATAATCTGAGATGGGGAACAGGAAGATGCTAAAATGATCAGGACAGGGCTGGAATATGTTCCAGTACGTGTGATGACTGTAGTTGTGCTAATACATTATAGTTCTTTTCTACGTAAATGTAGATTATTTATAATGACAAAATACTTTAGAAGTCTAGAAAGTATCACATGAGGGGCTAAAGTCTGAACGACTAGGGGAAGAGTAAATGTGGAATAAAAAGTGACATAAGGAAAAGAAACCAGAGTAAGAGGCTGAGAGAGGAACAGAAGGTGATTCTGAAagtgctagagagagagagacacaagtTGTGGCTACAAGCGATCATATTAACTCATGGTTGACAAGAAGCTTGCCGACTATTAGCTTTACTAACTCCAGCATTGaggagtatacagtatatgataatATTTATAGGTTAAAGCATTTGTATTGCAATGAAATCTGTTAAAAGCTCTTAATTGTAATACTGAACCCTTGATTTCAGTAACAACTTGTACTTATGTTTTGGTTCCAAACATGCTGGATGTTTTGTGAAGTAGTAAAATACAAGTCTTTTATTggtatttattacatatatttttctatgGTAAAATATTGTCTATTTTATGCCcttaattgaaataaatgtatatattgtacataacATAGCATatgctttgttttgttgttgttgtttttttcaaagATAAATGATGAGTTCAAAGCTCATACAGACAAaacccttatttattattttgtaggGATATCACAAGGAAAAATAGAAGCATCATCTTTGCAGGAAAATATACAATGgcacattaaaaatgtaaaaaatatcaaAGCATTTAACCCTATCATGCCAGCTATtgctttaactgtaaaatatattGTAGTGTACAAAAGGCTGTGATAGCCTAGATCAAGTTCAGATAGAACTGACCGTGTTTAGTTACTACTGTACCCTGGCCATTGAGGAGGTGGATCTGGATTCCTCTGAAGGCAGAGATATGCCCTTAGACACCTGTCCGTCACAAAGCCGGACACACCCACATTGATTCAAACACTCATTCATGCCTGGAGTAAGTAAATAAACCTACCAgcattttttttggggggaaatcTGGACAACCACCACACAAATGCAGTGAGAACGTGTAGAAGAacaccacacagacagtcaAAGCAataaccctggagctgtgatgtGGCAGCACCACCCTCTACACCGCTGGTGTACTACACTCAATCATTTAGAACAATTTGGAGATTAGCTTCCTTACAGTAAAGAAATTGTGTTGTAATTATTTGAATACAGAGAATGTTTGGATGCCCACTGTATAAACGACTGGAACGAGTTACTCAAAAGATTCGGACCGGGTTTAGTGCattaatgataaatattttCAGAAATCCTCCATTAGGAATACAATCCAAAAACTTACATACTAAAAAGCAGGTACCATAAATACTTGTACTCGTATGCTGTAGCTAGATCATTTATACTGGCCTCTATTGCACAAATAAGAGCAGGAAAGACACATTTCACTCTAAGGCTAAACGATAAGCTAAAGATAGAGCAATCTGCACAACAGGCTAGGCCAGAAAGGCTGTAGTGCTAAcgtaataaatgaaataaagaaaaacgaCAGAAGAACAGGAAGGAAATATGAACTTGGCCCTCAGATACACAGTATAGCAGCTAATATGTCCTACTGCGATAAGGTGCTGATGTCCTCATTCTGTGCACATGCTTCCCTCTAGTGGccctcaaaaaaaaataatggaccTATTTAACTATGAGCAGGCCGACTCTAGAGGATCCATGCAAACTGCCATCATAAGCATACGAATAGATTTTTATGATTTTGCAGATTAAGTAGCATTTAACTACAGCAGTGTTTATTTTACCCCAGCTAACCCAGATATAGGATTTACTGCCAAGATACTGCTAGATCCTGAGTGTCTAAGCTATTACAGATGTGTTAATGTCAAACAGTGGCCCAGTTACAACATAATATTCCAGTCTGCTAAAACGCCTGAACCCAAAGCGAGAGCAGATTGCTCGTAATCTCATCAAGCCAAATTAACTGCAACTCCACTCAGTCCCCGATTCATCGATCACAAAACGATGGTGGGATATAAATTCCCTGTTCTGCTAACTCCCTATAACCCTTTTTATATCAACTTTAAACACTGGCCATCTTACACAGAGCTTGGCTTCGATATGGAAAACAATGACAAAGCTCAAACTCTTCTGTATCCCAATCTCTCCAATACATTACTTAGGGATTACAAATCCTCAGATGTTGAGTATGCAGAGTTACATTTTTCTGTCACTCTATAAGTAAATTCCTTCAGAAAAGATCAAATCAATTCAAGTATCAATATGTAAAAATGCTGAGAAGCACTTAATAAGCTGACTAAATATTTCCTATTAATGACTGGGGAAAAAAGCTTACTCTTAAACTCAACCACTTCCAAGGCAGAACATACCGAAAGGCTTCCACAAAAGTGTTTGTTGTTTCACCACATCAATAACAATGAAACAATAAGCAGCGATAATTATAATACTCCAACATGGGAATCGTTGGACTAGTTGTCATGTGGTCCTGAAATGACGTGTCCCCAAGATAACTACCAGTACATCATTGCAGCACAGAATCTATATCGACATATATTTGGATGTTTGTGGGAGCGTACACTGGGGCTAAAACTCATCATCAGAGCTGAGCAGGAGAGTTTTCTCAGTGTCCTGCGCACTCAAACAGCTATGGCTACGGGAGAGGGGTGGAGCTTTGACCCCTTGTTCCAAAGTGGACTGTTGAGTGTACTGTTGATAAGCTGGAGAGAAGTTGTGAATTGCATCCTGGACCATGTCCCCAGGGTTTATAGTCTCCTTCAGACTGCTGGAGATGCTTTTCATAGGGGCCGTTCGACCTAGGAGAAACAGAAGGGaaacttattttaaaaacagatgctaagaaacataatatttattaagtTTAGATGTAAGGACATTTATACACTTAAACGTAAACAGGCTTTTAGAAATGCCTCTGGCATTTAAGGAGAAAGCAAGTGTGTGTCCTACCGAACTGTCCATATGTTGGCAGAGGGCCTTTAGGCAGCATGAGGAAAGGGAGGAGGGATTGAAGAGAGAACCAAAGAGGATGTGGGAATGTGACGAGCATGAGTTTTTACATTAGGGATGATGAGGCAGGCAAGCAGGGAAACAATATTCAAGTTGTAACAAAAAGACATCAAAAGCATTTTGATGAAGGAGGAAGGAATGTGTGGTAAACATGGGGGGTGGAACATAaaacaggagaagaaaaaaaaaagacacagtaGGAAAGTTAAAATTGTAAGGGAGCCAAGAGAAAGAAGTCATTATAATACCTTAGAAACAAGCCTGGATTAAAGTTTTCTAATCCAGCAACAATGGCGAAAGGCACAAAAAGAACAtgataataaaagcttgttCGTGAATAGATAATGCTGTGTGGAGCCTCACCATGTGAATCCAGCCTTTTGTCCATGTACACTTTGTATGTGAAGGCATGACGCAGGGCCAGGGCAGCAAAGAACATCTCAATGCAGATAATGAAGTTCTGGTAGCCAGCGGCTACAGTGCCCTCACCCACGGTCACCTCGGCAGAGCTGATCTTTGGAATTGCACCACATTTCTCCAGGATGGCCAGCAGCATACCTGAAAAGATTTTGTTCGAATGAGGTGTCAGTTGTTACTCTGTTTTCACCCACTGCCGGTCATCAAGGAGAGAAAACACATCAGGTGACTCACCTTgccaaaaggaaagaaagatgaCTGATTTGACCATGAAAAATTTGAGCACAGGGCTGTAGGGGCTGAGCAGGTCTCGGGTAGCAAAGTAGAAGAGGAAGAGCGCGTACAGGGACAAGCTGACTGAGACGTTGTAGATGATGCTCACGTACAGATATCCACTGGCCACACTGTTATAAAAGAAAGTGAGGCAGTTTATTACACTATCATTTTATAGTTGACAGAAAACAAGCATTTCTTTCATATAGTGAACATCTGTATTACATCAaatgtctaaataaaaaaaattataaaaaaaagtagtgtTAATATATCTAACTGATCACTGAGAGAttacaaaattatttacaatttaaatcCTACTTTTTCTTGTTTAATATATTAACATATGTAAAGTGGAATACATACTTGAAATCTCCATCACGATATTTTCCAAAGGCCTGCAGGATGACTGTCACCATCGCCATCAGGGGCTTCACAACACAGAACTGAAGTGTGGCCTGAGGAGGTGAAAAAAGGTCAAGGTACAGTGGACTTAGAGTGGCATTTTACATtagagcaaaaaaatatatatatgtaagaaACAGTAGAGAAAGTGATTAGTTCTTCATGCCTACCTGTTTACAGAATCTGAGGAAGCCAATAGAATAGGTTTTTCCCCAAAGGCAACAAGTCCCATAGACACAGCTGGACCTTCAGACAGCAATGGAACACACTTGTGAAACATAGTTGAAGATAAAAACTAGGGCTGTGCAAGTAATCGCAAAAAAAAATCGTGATTTAAGCACATGCAATTTCTAAACCGCATAAGGCTGCGATTTTATCTATTAAGATGTTAACCAATCAGAGCTCGCACAGCGCACCGCGCAAATTACAGCTAAGCTGAGCGGGAGAAATACGTTAACCAATCGGAGCTCACGCAGCGCACGACAAAGCTGAGCGGAAGAACCGCATAGGCGAGCGGGAGGAAAGAACATAAAATAgggtcaaaataaaaatgatttgtcaCATCATTAGTAAAGACGGCTTCCGAAGACACTCGACAAAAAATACCAGCTGTCATCTCGCACTCATTTCACACGATTTGCTATACCAGAAACGTATGAGAAATGTAAGGCGGGCGTTGAATACAAGCTCAAGCAGGTGAAATACTATGCCACGACCACAGATATGTGGTCCAGCTGAACGATGGAGCCGCACATGAGTTTAACGGTCCACTATATTACGGTTATATGAGGTTAATCAATCTTAATTTATTTAGACAATTAAGACAATTTATTACAGTTTTGTTTATCAAGCAGTTAgtactactgtacagtacagtatgttatttcATTGTGAAATGTGTGCACTGAAAAACAGTTttgaagtttatttattatgactGGAATTTAGTTTAGTTcatcttaatttattttatgttgtctGTTTTAAAGACAATTTTACTACAGTTATGTTTATTAAACTATTAATACAATGTTATTTCattgtgaaatgttttgttatgCACATCTTGTGCACTGAATACATTTAGAAAAAGCATGtttgaaaaagcaaaaacaattgCCAAAATCACAATCGCAATATTCATTCGGAAAATCGCAATACGATTATTGTGTCCATATTGCACAGCCCTAATAAAAACTGTCTTAAAGTTGCAGACACGAGAGTCATTTTTATTCCACAACACTAGTTGATGACAAACAGTAATTCCAGAAAAAGTAGAGAACTCACTCGATGGGCTTCCCTCTGATCTCAGACATGATGGCACTCTCACCTCCCAAGTACTCATAACAAAGGCTCAGAAAGTTGTAGATCACAAATGCTGCATAagaaccaaaagcaaaaaagaaacaaagatgtTGATACC is a genomic window of Tachysurus fulvidraco isolate hzauxx_2018 chromosome 8, HZAU_PFXX_2.0, whole genome shotgun sequence containing:
- the tmem184ba gene encoding transmembrane protein 184ba isoform X2: MVCSGNPNLATLIPRLWRRDVPFSERIGEVSVAAMVPGSPSTVSPAGPNISWLPEAPLLTPDQPIFLMTTTAQAVSGFFVWTALLFTCHQIYMHLRYYSSPNEQRHIVRILFIVPIYAFDSWLSLLFFTNDQYYVYFDTVRDCYEAFVIYNFLSLCYEYLGGESAIMSEIRGKPIESSCVYGTCCLWGKTYSIGFLRFCKQATLQFCVVKPLMAMVTVILQAFGKYRDGDFNVASGYLYVSIIYNVSVSLSLYALFLFYFATRDLLSPYSPVLKFFMVKSVIFLSFWQGMLLAILEKCGAIPKISSAEVTVGEGTVAAGYQNFIICIEMFFAALALRHAFTYKVYMDKRLDSHGRTAPMKSISSSLKETINPGDMVQDAIHNFSPAYQQYTQQSTLEQGVKAPPLSRSHSCLSAQDTEKTLLLSSDDEF
- the tmem184ba gene encoding transmembrane protein 184ba isoform X1, which translates into the protein MVCSGNPNLATLIPRLWRRDVPFSERIGEVSVAAMVPGSPSTVSPAGPNISWLPEAPLLTPDQPIFLMTTTAQAVSGFFVWTALLFTCHQIYMHLRYYSSPNEQRHIVRILFIVPIYAFDSWLSLLFFTNDQYYVYFDTVRDCYEAFVIYNFLSLCYEYLGGESAIMSEIRGKPIESSCVYGTCCLWGKTYSIGFLRFCKQATLQFCVVKPLMAMVTVILQAFGKYRDGDFNVASGYLYVSIIYNVSVSLSLYALFLFYFATRDLLSPYSPVLKFFMVKSVIFLSFWQGMLLAILEKCGAIPKISSAEVTVGEGTVAAGYQNFIICIEMFFAALALRHAFTYKVYMDKRLDSHGPLPTYGQFGRTAPMKSISSSLKETINPGDMVQDAIHNFSPAYQQYTQQSTLEQGVKAPPLSRSHSCLSAQDTEKTLLLSSDDEF
- the tmem184ba gene encoding transmembrane protein 184ba isoform X3, with product MHLIPRLWRRDVPFSERIGEVSVAAMVPGSPSTVSPAGPNISWLPEAPLLTPDQPIFLMTTTAQAVSGFFVWTALLFTCHQIYMHLRYYSSPNEQRHIVRILFIVPIYAFDSWLSLLFFTNDQYYVYFDTVRDCYEAFVIYNFLSLCYEYLGGESAIMSEIRGKPIESSCVYGTCCLWGKTYSIGFLRFCKQATLQFCVVKPLMAMVTVILQAFGKYRDGDFNVASGYLYVSIIYNVSVSLSLYALFLFYFATRDLLSPYSPVLKFFMVKSVIFLSFWQGMLLAILEKCGAIPKISSAEVTVGEGTVAAGYQNFIICIEMFFAALALRHAFTYKVYMDKRLDSHGPLPTYGQFGRTAPMKSISSSLKETINPGDMVQDAIHNFSPAYQQYTQQSTLEQGVKAPPLSRSHSCLSAQDTEKTLLLSSDDEF
- the tmem184ba gene encoding transmembrane protein 184ba isoform X4, producing MVPGSPSTVSPAGPNISWLPEAPLLTPDQPIFLMTTTAQAVSGFFVWTALLFTCHQIYMHLRYYSSPNEQRHIVRILFIVPIYAFDSWLSLLFFTNDQYYVYFDTVRDCYEAFVIYNFLSLCYEYLGGESAIMSEIRGKPIESSCVYGTCCLWGKTYSIGFLRFCKQATLQFCVVKPLMAMVTVILQAFGKYRDGDFNVASGYLYVSIIYNVSVSLSLYALFLFYFATRDLLSPYSPVLKFFMVKSVIFLSFWQGMLLAILEKCGAIPKISSAEVTVGEGTVAAGYQNFIICIEMFFAALALRHAFTYKVYMDKRLDSHGPLPTYGQFGRTAPMKSISSSLKETINPGDMVQDAIHNFSPAYQQYTQQSTLEQGVKAPPLSRSHSCLSAQDTEKTLLLSSDDEF